A genome region from Sceloporus undulatus isolate JIND9_A2432 ecotype Alabama chromosome 1, SceUnd_v1.1, whole genome shotgun sequence includes the following:
- the VRTN gene encoding vertnin: protein MIQRHQLVQSVLQELQEATECFGLDGLTSAALEAERTLSSFSLPSYSRKQFQEELEIDQVARSLYPEDAPGRMLPLICKGEGNHLFEAASMILWGNTSLSLELQVRTTVEMLLHKQYYLKGMIDSKVMLQAARYSLCTEESPEMTSLPLAVLEAIFDADIKATCFPGTYANMWHVYALASVVQCNIYSIYPMSNLKIRPYFNRLIRPRTCSMQVSTLHIMWSGQQLSSQVFKAQYFVPVVGVEELEPTNPPPEPQVQPVKTLELLNKDPQVTYSDLRERYSITKSTFYRWKRQSREHRQKAAARFAAKHFLQSCFQEGNIVPLQHFRKMFPEISRSTYYAWKHEMQSMLNGNVSSPSEGVLSKDPQVCKPENVCTGTDGAITKSDGGLGSISPLLNPTQNGASMQGAKSYLENSISMNTLVPYRSFKRSFPGISRSTYYNWRRKAMKENTNFKPSQTLSVNQIPLMNRKPYLPLKPENLPVGKMLNGHNPQPRIQVRMKPTLYSWQKQLRDLAKKHVCQWKMPFCKFRLRYPGVSSTAYWFWRKRSSSQPKKHPFASNGVSRNLEKITETGEKSQLELHSLQEKETVPGPLEKQMAQTNNAMIPGYQMAGRVNNDDMFVMDVIATAQFKAQAKLFLQQRFESKTFPTYKEFRARFPLTARSTYYMWKRALHDGLTLVDS, encoded by the coding sequence ATGATCCAGCGACACCAGCTTGTACAGTCTGTGCTCCAGGAGTTGCAGGAGGCTACTGAATGCTTTGGTCTAGATGGACTAACCAGTGCagccttggaggctgagagaacattgtcttctttctccttacctagCTACTCTAGGAAACAGTTTCAGGAAGAGCTAGAAATTGACCAGGTAGCTAGAAGTCTCTACCCAGAAGATGCTCCTGGACGTATGTTGCCTTTGATTTGCAAAGGTGAAGGGAATCACCTGTTTGAGGCAGCCAGCATGATTTTGTGGGGAAATACCAGCCTAAGTTTGGAGTTGCAAGTACGTACAACTGTGGAGATGTTACTTCACAAGCAATACTACTTGAAAGGCATGATAGACTCCAAGGTGATGCTCCAGGCTGCTCGCTACTCACTTTGCACCGAGGAATCTCCTGAAATGACTAGCTTACCCTTAGCTGTACTAGAGGCTATTTTTGATGCTGACATCAAAGCCACCTGCTTCCCTGGGACATATGCTAACATGTGGCATGTCTATGCCCTCGCATCTGTGGTGCAGTGCAACATCTATTCCATCTACCCAATGAGCAACCTAAAGATCCGGCCATACTTTAACCGACTGATAAGACCTAGAACATGTAGTATGCAAGTCTCCACGCTTCACATCATGTGGTCAGGGCAGCAGCTCTCCAGCCAGGTTTTCAAAGCTCAGTACTTTGTGCCTGTTGTGGGGGTGGAAGAACTGGAGCCTACCAATCCACCTCCTGAACCTCAAGTGCAGCCGGTGAAGACCCTGGAGTTGCTTAACAAGGATCCACAGGTGACTTACTCTGACCTACGTGAAAGATACAGCATTACCAAAAGTACATTCTATCGGTGGAAGCGCCAGTCCCGAGAGCACAGGCAGAAAGCAGCTGCCAGATTTGCAGCCAAACACTTCTTGCAGTCCTGCTTCCAAGAGGGCAACATTGTCCCTCTTCAGCATTTCCGAAAAATGTTTCCAGAAATCTCTCGCTCCACTTACTATGCCTGGAAGCATGAGATGCAAAGCATGCTGAATGGTAATGTTTCTTCCCCTTCTGAAGGTGTGTTGTCAAAGGATCCTCAGGTGTGCAAACCAGAGAATGTCTGTACTGGCACAGATGGAGCTATTACAAAGTCTGACGGAGGCCTGGGATCTATAAGCCCTCTCCTGAATCCCACTCAAAATGGGGCCTCCATGCAAGGAGCCAAGTCTTACCTGGAAAATTCAATTTCTATGAATACTCTTGTACCCTATAGGAGCTTCAAGCGGAGTtttcctggcatctccaggtcTACCTATTACAACTGGAGGAGAAAAGCCATGAAGGAGAACACTAACTTCAAGCCTTCCCAGACTCTTTCTGTTAATCAGATACCTCTTATGAACAGGAAGCCATATCTTCCACTGAAGCCAGAAAACCTGCCTGTAGGGAAGATGCTTAATGGACACAACCCACAGCCCCGAATTCAAGTGCGAATGAAACCAACTCTGTACAGCTGGCAAAAGCAACTTCGTGACTTAGCCAAGAAACATGTCTGCcaatggaaaatgcccttctGCAAGTTCCGCCTGCGCTATCCAGGTGTGTCTTCTACAGCCTATTGGTTTTGGAGGAAAAGAAGCAGCAGTCAGCCCAAAAAGCATCCTTTTGCATCAAATGGGGTTTCCAGAAACCTGGAAAAGATTACTGAGACTGGTGAAAAGTCACAGCTTGAATTGCATTCACTACAGGAAAAGGAAACTGTCCCAGGACCATTGGAAAAACAAATGGCTCAGACCAACAATGCCATGATACCAGGTTATCAAATGGCAGGGCGAGTCAATAATGATGACATGTTTGTGATGGATGTGATTGCCACAGCACAGTTCAAAGCCCAAGCCAAGCTGTTTCTCCAGCAGCGCTTTGAGTCGAAGACCTTCCCAACGTACAAGGAATTCAGAGCCCGCTTCCCCCTGACGGCACGTTCTACCTACTACATGTGGAAACGTGCACTGCATGATGGACTGACCCTTGTGGATTCCTAA